One Armatimonadota bacterium DNA window includes the following coding sequences:
- the uvrB gene encoding excinuclease ABC subunit UvrB has protein sequence MAEFRMVTNLEPRGDQPKAIAQLVEGLRRGYRYQTLLGVTGSGKTYTMARVIEAVQRPTLVLAHNKTLAAQLYGEFREFFPHNAVRYFVSYYDYYQPEAYVPQTDLYISKDASINDEIDRLRHAATKALMERRDVIVVASVSCIFGLGRPEDYKEVMLLIRRGERRTREDILRRLVDIQYERNDVDFARGRFRVRGDVIEVWPSYEERAVRVELFGDEVDRILELHPLTGEVLEEKAAVAIWPAKHWVTTEDRLERALRSIEEELRERVEWFRSQGRLLEAQRLEFRTRYDMELLREVGYCPGIENYSRHLDGRRPGERPGCLLDYFPRDYLMFIDESHVTVPQIHGMLEGDRSRKKNLVDFGFRLPSAYDNRPLSWEEFESLIHQVVFVSATPGEYERQVSQQIVEQIVRPTGLVDPHVEVRPARGQVDDLIAEIRAQVERGERTLVTTLTKRMAEDLTAYLQEMGLRVHYLHSEIDTLQRVQILKDLRLGTYDVIVGINLLREGLDLPEVSLVAILDADREGYLRSETALIQTMGRAARHISGRVILYADEVTDSMRRAIEETNRRREIQLRYNEEHGITPQSVVKPIRDMIDLEQVAEEVESYQPATEILTARELIALAEQQRARVPWDVARLLMLSPQELEQTIEALEREMRRAAANLEFEKAAVLRDQIAELRKGLGEPYFAGARPGGRARARRGGRHRRR, from the coding sequence ATGGCCGAGTTCAGGATGGTCACCAACCTGGAGCCGCGGGGCGACCAGCCCAAGGCCATCGCCCAGCTGGTGGAGGGGCTGCGCCGGGGGTACCGCTACCAGACCCTGCTGGGGGTCACCGGCAGCGGCAAGACCTACACCATGGCGCGCGTCATCGAGGCGGTGCAGCGGCCCACGCTGGTCCTGGCCCACAACAAGACCCTGGCGGCCCAGCTGTACGGCGAGTTCCGGGAGTTCTTCCCCCACAACGCGGTCCGCTACTTCGTCTCCTACTACGACTACTACCAGCCGGAGGCCTACGTCCCGCAGACGGACCTGTACATCAGCAAGGACGCGTCCATCAACGACGAGATCGACCGGCTGCGCCACGCGGCCACCAAGGCGCTGATGGAGCGCCGGGACGTGATCGTGGTGGCGTCGGTCTCCTGCATCTTCGGCCTGGGCCGGCCCGAGGACTACAAGGAGGTCATGCTCCTGATCCGGCGGGGCGAGCGGCGCACCCGCGAGGACATCCTCCGGCGGCTGGTGGACATCCAGTACGAGCGCAACGACGTGGACTTCGCCCGCGGCCGGTTCCGGGTCCGGGGCGACGTGATCGAGGTGTGGCCGTCCTACGAGGAGCGGGCGGTGCGGGTGGAGCTGTTCGGGGACGAGGTGGACCGGATCCTGGAGCTGCACCCCCTGACCGGAGAGGTGCTGGAGGAGAAGGCGGCGGTGGCCATCTGGCCCGCCAAGCACTGGGTCACCACCGAGGACCGCCTGGAGCGCGCCCTGCGGAGCATCGAGGAGGAGCTGCGGGAGAGGGTGGAGTGGTTCCGCAGCCAGGGCAGGCTGCTGGAGGCCCAGCGCCTGGAGTTCCGCACCCGCTACGACATGGAGCTCCTGCGGGAGGTGGGGTACTGCCCGGGCATCGAGAACTACTCCCGCCACCTGGACGGCCGGCGGCCCGGCGAGCGGCCGGGGTGCCTGCTGGATTACTTCCCCCGGGACTACCTGATGTTCATCGACGAGAGCCACGTGACCGTCCCCCAGATCCACGGGATGCTGGAGGGCGACCGCTCCCGGAAGAAGAACCTCGTGGACTTCGGGTTCCGCCTGCCGTCGGCCTACGACAACCGCCCGCTGTCGTGGGAGGAGTTCGAGAGCCTGATCCATCAGGTCGTCTTCGTGTCCGCCACCCCCGGGGAGTACGAGCGGCAGGTGAGCCAGCAGATCGTGGAGCAGATCGTGCGCCCCACGGGCCTGGTGGACCCCCACGTGGAGGTGCGCCCGGCCCGGGGACAGGTGGATGACCTGATCGCGGAGATCCGGGCCCAGGTGGAGCGGGGCGAGCGCACCCTGGTGACCACCCTCACCAAGCGCATGGCCGAGGACCTGACCGCCTACCTCCAGGAGATGGGGCTGCGGGTCCACTATCTGCACTCGGAGATCGACACCCTCCAGCGGGTGCAGATCCTCAAGGACCTGCGGCTGGGGACCTATGACGTCATCGTGGGGATCAACCTGCTGCGGGAGGGGCTGGACCTGCCGGAGGTGTCCCTGGTGGCCATCCTGGACGCCGACCGGGAAGGCTACCTGCGGTCGGAGACGGCCCTCATCCAGACCATGGGGCGGGCCGCCCGGCACATCAGCGGGCGGGTGATCCTCTACGCCGACGAGGTCACCGACTCCATGCGCCGGGCCATCGAGGAGACCAACCGCCGCCGGGAGATCCAGCTCCGGTACAACGAAGAGCACGGGATCACCCCCCAGTCGGTGGTCAAGCCCATCCGGGACATGATCGACCTGGAGCAGGTGGCGGAGGAGGTGGAGAGCTACCAGCCGGCCACCGAGATCCTCACCGCCCGGGAACTGATCGCCCTGGCGGAGCAGCAGCGGGCCCGGGTCCCCTGGGACGTGGCCCGGCTGCTGATGCTGTCGCCCCAGGAGCTGGAGCAGACCATCGAGGCCCTGGAGCGGGAGATGCGGCGGGCCGCCGCCAACCTGGAGTTTGAAAAGGCTGCCGTCCTGCGCGACCAGATCGCCGAGCTGCGCAAGGGGCTGGGCGAGCCCTACTTTGCCGGCGCCCGGCCCGGGGGACGGGCGCGCGCCCGCCGGGGCGGAAGGCACCGCCGGCGCTGA
- a CDS encoding DUF881 domain-containing protein, with amino-acid sequence MRRPWGPYLLITVTLAAMGFLVVAHLRASRALSQQPEIPTRNVYALATLLREEQTARRALEAQVTDLRRRLETYERAASEGRSLAEAMGRELETLRVALGLKAMRGPGVVVRLADPPEQPKGGPVVVTYQDLVAVINELWAAGAEAVAVNGQRVTATTGISQVGGTVVVNLQRLTGPFVIVALGDPNTLEGALTIRGGLVEGLRALGLQITITRKDALVVPAYKGTFTFEHARPVE; translated from the coding sequence GTGCGGCGTCCGTGGGGGCCGTACCTGCTGATCACCGTCACCCTGGCGGCCATGGGCTTTCTGGTGGTCGCCCACCTGCGGGCCAGCCGCGCGCTGTCCCAGCAGCCGGAGATCCCCACCCGCAACGTGTACGCCCTGGCCACGCTCCTGCGGGAAGAGCAGACGGCCCGGCGCGCCCTGGAGGCCCAGGTGACGGACCTGCGGCGCCGCCTGGAGACCTACGAGAGGGCCGCCAGTGAGGGGCGCAGCCTCGCCGAGGCCATGGGCCGCGAACTGGAGACGCTGCGGGTGGCCCTGGGGCTGAAGGCGATGCGGGGGCCCGGGGTTGTGGTGCGCCTGGCGGATCCGCCGGAGCAGCCCAAGGGCGGGCCGGTGGTGGTCACCTACCAGGACCTGGTGGCGGTGATCAATGAGCTGTGGGCGGCCGGGGCCGAGGCGGTGGCCGTCAACGGCCAGCGGGTCACAGCCACGACCGGGATCAGCCAGGTGGGCGGCACCGTGGTGGTGAACCTGCAGCGCCTGACGGGGCCGTTCGTCATCGTGGCCCTGGGGGACCCCAACACCCTGGAGGGAGCGCTGACCATCCGCGGCGGCCTGGTGGAGGGGCTGCGGGCGCTGGGACTGCAGATCACCATCACCCGCAAGGATGCCCTGGTGGTCCCGGCCTACAAGGGGACCTTCACCTTCGAGCACGCCCGTCCGGTGGAGTGA
- a CDS encoding ATP-binding protein, whose translation MKVRIRHQRRDVELPDAGRVRDILTRLGINPESVLVIRNDTLLPLDAEVGPDDTLEIRPVVSGGALRCDRCGEPAAVDVRRHRTTLCGPHFVEWFERQVQRAVTSERMFTPQDRVLVAVSGGKDSLALWDALLRLGYQATGLHIHLGLGGYSDASQRACEAFARARGAPLLVAHLPTVAGAGVEDLARATGRAPCSACGLSKRYLFNKIALDQGFDVVATAHNLDDEAALLLGNLIAGQPDALARMAPVLEAGPGLVRKVKPLYRIAERETAAYCVLRGIDYILEECPRSVGARQLLIKEALNLIEANAPGSKQALYWNFLEHVRPALERQRPPVTLRACAHCGQPTTAEVCAFCRMTERAARRLRVRAVAAAPDTAQPAPA comes from the coding sequence ATGAAGGTCAGGATTCGCCACCAGCGGCGGGATGTGGAACTCCCCGACGCCGGACGGGTGCGGGACATCCTGACCCGGCTGGGGATCAACCCCGAAAGCGTCCTGGTCATCCGCAACGACACCCTGCTGCCCCTCGACGCCGAGGTGGGCCCCGACGACACCCTGGAGATCCGGCCGGTGGTCTCCGGAGGCGCCCTCCGCTGCGACCGGTGCGGGGAGCCCGCCGCCGTCGACGTGCGCCGGCACCGGACCACCCTCTGCGGGCCGCACTTCGTCGAGTGGTTCGAGCGGCAGGTGCAGCGGGCCGTGACCTCCGAGCGGATGTTCACCCCGCAGGACCGGGTCCTGGTGGCGGTGTCGGGGGGCAAGGACAGCCTGGCCCTGTGGGATGCGTTGTTGCGGCTGGGCTACCAGGCCACCGGGCTGCACATCCACCTGGGGCTGGGCGGGTACTCGGACGCCTCCCAGCGCGCCTGCGAGGCCTTCGCCCGCGCCCGCGGGGCGCCGCTGCTGGTCGCCCACCTGCCGACGGTGGCCGGGGCGGGGGTGGAGGACCTGGCGCGGGCGACCGGGCGGGCTCCCTGCTCCGCGTGCGGGCTGTCCAAGCGCTACCTGTTCAACAAGATCGCCCTTGACCAGGGTTTTGACGTGGTCGCCACCGCCCACAACCTGGACGACGAGGCGGCCCTGCTGCTGGGCAACCTCATCGCCGGCCAGCCGGACGCCCTGGCGCGGATGGCTCCCGTCCTGGAGGCGGGCCCGGGGCTGGTGCGCAAGGTGAAGCCCCTGTACCGGATCGCCGAGCGGGAGACGGCCGCCTACTGCGTCCTCCGCGGCATCGACTACATCCTGGAGGAGTGCCCCCGCAGCGTCGGCGCGCGCCAGCTGCTGATCAAGGAGGCCCTGAACCTGATCGAGGCGAACGCTCCGGGAAGCAAGCAGGCCCTGTACTGGAACTTCCTCGAACACGTCCGGCCGGCGCTGGAGCGGCAGCGTCCGCCGGTGACCCTGCGGGCCTGCGCGCACTGCGGCCAGCCCACGACCGCCGAGGTGTGCGCGTTCTGCCGCATGACCGAACGGGCCGCCCGCCGGCTGCGCGTCCGCGCGGTGGCGGCCGCGCCGGACACCGCGCAGCCCGCGCCGGCGTAG
- a CDS encoding DNA polymerase III subunit alpha, which translates to MAGRMADPFVHLHLHTEYSLLDGHSRISSLVARAVQLGLPALAITDHGAMYGVVEFYLRAKDAGITPIIGVEAYVAPRRMTDRDPRLDATTFHLVLLATTLEGYRNLIRLTTAAHLDGFYYKPRIDKELLARHSRGLVGLSGCLKGEITQAILRGDLTQARELAAQYRDIFGPGNFYLEVQDHGLPEQRENIAGMRQLARDLGLPLVATNDVHYVMREDADAQDALMCIQMNVNLDAVDKPRMGQTPEFYLKSSEEMARLFADLPEALASTREIAERVSVELDLGEVKLPHFPVPEGETPDSYLRALCEQGLRRIYGRITPEARQRLDYELGIIARMGYAPYFLIVQDFVRFAKSRGILTTVRGSAAGSLVLYALGVTDVDPLQYRLPFERFLNPQRYTLPDIDVDFMDSRRDEVIRYVIATYGADHVAQIITFGTMGARQAVRDVGRVMGMSYGDVDRIAKLIPFNATLDEALRSEPELQRQAEANPQVRRLLELARKLEGVARHASTHAAGLIISRDPLIEHVPLQKATRGDLVMTQYDMTAVEKIGLLKMDFLGLANLTILDTALKIIESTRGVRIDLARIPLDDPRTYQLLSAGETVGVFQLEGAGMTRYLKELRPSTIQDIMAMVALFRPGPMASIPTYIRRKHGLEPITYLHPSLEPVLRETYGVMVYQEDVMAVAQAVAGFTPAEADVLRYAIGKKIRDRLQQQRAKFLAGCVERGVPLEVAEQIFEQFEPFARYGFNRAHAACYGLIAYYTAYLKANYPAEYMAAVLTSEAGNTEKVAAAVAECLRMGIRVLPPDVNESGESFTVVGPDAIRFGLTAIKNVGAGAVEAILQARRQGGPFTSLANLVERVDPRVVNKRVLESLIKAGALDSLGAGRAQMLQALDATLEAAQRVQRARASGQTGLFELAGDPRPEPEAVAVDEFSRDELLAMEKEMLGLYISDHPLRHAHARLAARTSVALSQLGELPDKTAVAVGGLITSVKRTTTRSGAAMAFVTLEDLTGTCEVIVFPKTYEQAHLVLKRDAVVVVRGRVDVTEQQAKVLADRVVPLEEAEEVEPLLPSGGVPEADGNGAEPARPAALHVRVDTRRCGEDGLLRLREVLSRRRGPAPVFLHLITGGREVVMNARDLQVHPSADLQAEIEQLLGAGSVWQE; encoded by the coding sequence ATGGCCGGCAGGATGGCGGACCCCTTCGTCCACCTGCACCTGCACACCGAGTACAGCCTGCTGGACGGACACAGTCGCATCAGCTCCCTGGTGGCGCGGGCGGTGCAGCTGGGTCTGCCGGCCCTGGCGATCACCGACCACGGCGCCATGTATGGCGTCGTGGAGTTCTACCTGCGGGCCAAAGACGCCGGCATCACCCCCATCATCGGCGTGGAGGCCTACGTGGCCCCCCGGCGCATGACCGACCGCGACCCCCGCCTGGACGCCACCACCTTCCACCTGGTCCTGCTGGCCACCACCCTGGAGGGGTACCGCAACCTGATCCGCCTGACCACCGCGGCCCACCTGGACGGGTTCTACTACAAGCCCCGCATCGACAAGGAGCTGCTCGCCCGCCACAGCCGCGGCCTGGTGGGGTTGTCCGGCTGCCTGAAGGGCGAGATCACCCAGGCGATCCTGCGGGGCGACCTGACCCAGGCGCGGGAGCTGGCCGCCCAGTACCGGGACATCTTCGGCCCCGGCAACTTCTACCTGGAGGTTCAGGACCACGGCCTGCCCGAGCAGCGCGAGAACATTGCGGGCATGCGCCAGCTGGCCCGGGACCTGGGGCTGCCCCTGGTGGCCACCAACGACGTCCACTACGTCATGCGGGAGGACGCCGACGCCCAGGACGCCCTCATGTGCATCCAGATGAACGTGAACCTGGATGCCGTCGACAAGCCCCGCATGGGCCAGACCCCCGAGTTCTACCTCAAGTCCTCGGAGGAGATGGCGCGCCTGTTCGCCGACCTGCCCGAGGCCCTGGCCAGCACCCGGGAGATCGCCGAGCGGGTGTCCGTGGAGCTGGACCTGGGCGAGGTGAAGCTGCCCCACTTCCCGGTTCCGGAGGGGGAGACTCCCGACTCGTACCTGCGGGCGCTGTGCGAACAGGGCCTGCGGCGGATCTACGGCCGGATCACCCCCGAGGCCCGGCAGCGCCTGGACTACGAACTGGGCATCATCGCCCGCATGGGATATGCGCCGTACTTCCTGATCGTCCAGGACTTTGTCCGGTTCGCCAAGAGCCGCGGGATCCTCACCACCGTGCGGGGGTCAGCGGCGGGCAGCCTGGTCCTGTACGCCCTGGGCGTGACCGACGTGGATCCCCTGCAATACCGGCTGCCCTTCGAGCGCTTCCTCAACCCTCAGCGCTACACCCTGCCGGACATCGACGTGGACTTCATGGACAGCCGGCGGGACGAGGTCATCCGCTACGTGATCGCCACCTACGGGGCCGATCATGTGGCCCAGATCATCACCTTCGGCACCATGGGGGCGCGCCAGGCGGTGCGGGACGTGGGGCGGGTCATGGGGATGTCCTACGGGGACGTGGACCGCATCGCCAAGCTCATCCCGTTCAACGCTACCCTGGACGAGGCTCTGCGCAGCGAGCCGGAACTGCAGCGCCAGGCGGAGGCCAACCCCCAGGTCCGGCGCCTGCTGGAGCTGGCCCGCAAGCTGGAGGGGGTGGCCCGCCACGCCAGCACCCACGCCGCCGGCCTCATCATCTCCCGGGACCCCCTCATCGAGCACGTGCCCCTGCAGAAAGCCACCCGGGGCGACCTGGTGATGACCCAGTACGACATGACGGCGGTGGAGAAGATCGGCCTGCTCAAGATGGACTTTCTGGGGCTGGCCAACCTCACCATCCTGGACACCGCCCTGAAGATCATCGAGTCCACCCGGGGCGTGCGCATCGACCTGGCCCGGATCCCCCTGGACGACCCCCGCACCTACCAGCTGCTCTCGGCCGGCGAGACCGTGGGCGTGTTCCAGCTGGAGGGCGCCGGCATGACCCGGTACCTCAAGGAGCTGCGGCCGTCCACCATCCAGGACATCATGGCCATGGTGGCGCTGTTCCGCCCCGGCCCCATGGCCAGTATCCCCACCTACATCCGGCGCAAGCACGGCCTGGAGCCCATCACCTACCTGCACCCGTCCCTGGAGCCGGTCCTCCGGGAGACCTACGGGGTGATGGTCTACCAGGAGGACGTCATGGCCGTGGCCCAGGCCGTGGCCGGGTTCACGCCGGCCGAGGCGGACGTCCTGCGGTACGCCATCGGCAAGAAGATCCGCGACCGCCTGCAGCAGCAGCGGGCCAAGTTCCTGGCGGGCTGCGTGGAGCGGGGAGTCCCCCTCGAGGTCGCGGAGCAGATCTTCGAGCAGTTTGAGCCCTTCGCCCGCTACGGCTTCAACCGGGCCCACGCCGCCTGCTACGGGCTCATCGCCTACTACACCGCCTACCTCAAGGCCAACTATCCCGCCGAGTACATGGCGGCGGTGCTGACCAGCGAGGCGGGCAACACCGAGAAGGTGGCCGCCGCGGTGGCCGAGTGCCTGCGCATGGGCATTCGGGTCCTGCCCCCCGACGTCAACGAGTCCGGGGAGTCCTTCACCGTCGTGGGACCCGACGCCATCCGGTTCGGGCTGACGGCCATCAAAAATGTGGGGGCCGGAGCGGTGGAGGCCATCCTCCAGGCCCGCCGGCAGGGCGGCCCGTTCACCTCCCTGGCCAACCTGGTGGAGCGGGTGGACCCCCGGGTGGTGAACAAGCGGGTGCTGGAGAGCCTGATCAAGGCGGGAGCCCTGGACTCCCTGGGGGCGGGGCGCGCCCAGATGCTCCAGGCCCTGGACGCCACCCTGGAGGCGGCCCAGCGGGTGCAGCGGGCGCGGGCGTCGGGGCAGACGGGGCTGTTCGAGCTGGCCGGGGATCCGCGGCCCGAGCCGGAGGCCGTGGCGGTGGACGAGTTCTCCCGGGACGAGCTGCTGGCCATGGAGAAGGAGATGCTCGGCCTGTACATCTCCGATCACCCCCTCCGGCACGCCCACGCCCGGCTGGCCGCCCGGACGTCGGTGGCCCTGAGCCAGCTGGGAGAGCTGCCGGACAAGACGGCGGTGGCGGTGGGCGGTCTGATCACGTCCGTGAAGCGGACCACCACGCGCAGCGGCGCGGCCATGGCCTTCGTGACCCTGGAGGATCTCACCGGCACCTGTGAGGTGATCGTCTTCCCCAAGACCTACGAGCAGGCGCACCTGGTGCTCAAGCGGGACGCGGTGGTGGTGGTGCGCGGGCGGGTGGACGTGACCGAGCAGCAGGCCAAGGTCCTGGCCGACCGGGTGGTGCCCCTGGAGGAGGCCGAGGAGGTGGAGCCCCTGCTCCCGTCCGGCGGGGTCCCGGAGGCCGACGGGAACGGCGCGGAGCCCGCGCGGCCGGCCGCCCTGCACGTCCGGGTGGACACCCGCCGGTGCGGCGAGGACGGGCTGCTGCGACTGCGGGAGGTCCTGAGCCGGCGGCGCGGGCCCGCCCCGGTGTTCCTGCACCTGATCACCGGCGGGCGGGAAGTGGTGATGAACGCCCGCGACCTGCAGGTTCACCCCTCCGCCGACCTGCAGGCCGAGATCGAACAGCTGCTGGGCGCCGGCAGTGTCTGGCAGGAGTGA
- the polA gene encoding DNA polymerase I, with protein sequence MTRTETAERPRETVPQAEEQERRPTVVLIDANGLVYRAFFALPYFTTSDGRPTNAVYGFTTMVLKILDEVRPDYVAAAFDRAAPTFRHVQYREYKATRQRMPDDLRPQLALAKEILQALAVPIFEVDGYEADDVLGTIARQAAADGADVLIVTGDLDVLQLVDDRIRVMVTSRGITDTTVYDAEAFRARFGFEPARLPDYKGLTGDPTDNLPGVPGVGEKTARQLIQRFGTLDALLARVDQAPPKLRDVLRAHADQMRESRRLATIVTDVPVRWTWDDLRRRPPDRARLQALLADLEFKSLLERLGAVSEAPAGQYRQVDPATLARTVNGAAEVGLHLVREPGHPLTARLVGVAVCAAPGQAVYLPVDDAVPAEVRALLEGPARKVSGDAKADLHTLRRLGLSPRGLDFDVGIASYLLNPGRRTHSLETAAWEFLGWRLQEAGEGGGLGLDRDPAADACRAADALLRLRPLLEERMREREVYDLFTQIEMPLAAVLAAMEAAGVAVDVPYLRELSAELERRLAELTAEIYRLAGTEFNISSPRQLAFVLFEKLRLPPVKKTKTGYSTDAEVLEYLAPQHEIVAKIVAHRELTKLKTTYVDVLPAMVHPATGRVHATFNQTVAATGRVITTDPNLQNLPIRTDEGRKIRRAIVAEPGRLLLGADYSQIDLRVLAHITRDPGLVDAFTRGDDIHAVTASELFGVPREGVTPDLRRRAKTIVFGVAYGMSEFGVAAQLGIGKTEARAYIERYYERYPGVRRYMQEIVEQARRDGYVTTLLRRRRYIPEVHTRNRPIREAAERTAINTPIQGSSADIIKKAMVDLFRQVLPRYPGALMILQIHDELLFEAPAADVPGLAREVREVMERTYPLAVPLRVDLKAGPNWRDMEPLA encoded by the coding sequence ATGACCCGGACCGAGACCGCCGAGCGACCACGCGAAACCGTCCCGCAGGCGGAGGAACAGGAACGCCGGCCCACCGTGGTCCTCATCGACGCCAACGGGCTGGTCTACCGGGCCTTCTTCGCGCTGCCCTACTTCACCACCAGCGACGGGCGCCCCACCAATGCCGTCTACGGGTTCACCACCATGGTGCTGAAGATCCTGGACGAGGTGCGGCCCGACTATGTGGCCGCCGCCTTCGACCGGGCGGCCCCCACGTTCCGCCACGTCCAGTACCGGGAGTACAAGGCGACCCGCCAGCGGATGCCCGACGACCTGCGCCCCCAGCTGGCCCTGGCCAAGGAGATCCTGCAGGCCCTGGCCGTGCCCATCTTCGAGGTGGACGGCTACGAAGCCGACGACGTGCTGGGCACCATCGCCCGGCAGGCGGCGGCCGACGGCGCGGACGTGCTCATCGTGACCGGGGACCTGGACGTGCTGCAGCTGGTGGACGACCGCATCCGGGTAATGGTCACCAGCCGCGGCATCACCGACACCACCGTCTACGATGCGGAGGCGTTCCGGGCGCGCTTCGGGTTCGAGCCCGCCCGGCTGCCCGATTACAAGGGGCTGACCGGCGATCCCACCGACAACCTCCCCGGGGTGCCGGGGGTGGGAGAGAAAACCGCCCGCCAGCTGATCCAGCGGTTCGGCACCCTGGACGCGCTGCTGGCGCGGGTGGACCAGGCTCCTCCCAAGCTGCGGGACGTCCTGCGGGCCCACGCCGACCAGATGCGGGAAAGCCGCCGGCTGGCCACCATCGTCACCGACGTGCCGGTGCGGTGGACGTGGGACGACCTGCGGCGGCGGCCGCCGGACCGCGCGCGGCTGCAGGCCCTGCTGGCCGACCTGGAGTTCAAAAGCCTCCTGGAACGGCTGGGGGCGGTATCCGAGGCGCCGGCGGGGCAGTACCGCCAGGTGGACCCCGCCACGCTCGCCCGCACCGTGAACGGCGCGGCGGAGGTGGGCCTGCACCTGGTCCGGGAGCCCGGCCACCCCCTGACGGCCCGCCTGGTGGGCGTGGCGGTGTGCGCGGCCCCCGGGCAGGCGGTATACCTGCCGGTGGACGACGCCGTCCCGGCGGAGGTGCGAGCTCTGCTGGAGGGTCCGGCGCGCAAGGTGAGCGGCGACGCGAAGGCGGACCTGCACACCCTGCGGCGGCTGGGGCTCTCGCCCCGGGGGCTCGACTTCGATGTGGGCATCGCCTCCTACCTGCTGAACCCCGGTCGGCGGACCCACAGCCTGGAGACGGCCGCCTGGGAGTTCCTGGGCTGGCGGCTGCAGGAGGCCGGCGAGGGCGGGGGGCTGGGCCTGGACCGGGATCCGGCCGCCGACGCCTGCCGGGCGGCCGACGCGCTCCTGCGGCTGCGGCCGCTCCTGGAAGAGCGGATGCGGGAGCGGGAGGTCTACGACCTGTTCACCCAGATCGAGATGCCCCTGGCGGCCGTCCTGGCCGCGATGGAGGCGGCGGGAGTGGCGGTGGACGTTCCCTACCTGCGGGAGCTGTCGGCGGAACTGGAGCGCCGCCTGGCGGAGCTGACCGCCGAGATCTACCGGCTGGCCGGGACCGAGTTCAACATCAGCTCGCCCCGCCAGCTGGCCTTTGTCCTGTTCGAGAAGCTGCGGCTGCCTCCGGTGAAGAAGACCAAGACCGGCTACTCCACCGACGCCGAGGTGCTGGAGTACCTGGCGCCCCAGCACGAGATCGTGGCCAAGATCGTCGCCCACCGGGAGCTCACCAAGCTCAAGACCACCTACGTGGACGTGCTCCCGGCCATGGTCCACCCCGCCACCGGGCGCGTCCACGCCACCTTCAATCAGACGGTGGCGGCCACCGGGCGGGTCATCACCACCGATCCCAACCTGCAGAACCTGCCCATCCGGACCGACGAGGGGCGCAAGATCCGCCGGGCCATCGTGGCCGAGCCGGGGCGGCTCCTGCTGGGCGCCGACTACTCCCAGATCGACCTGCGGGTCCTGGCCCACATCACCCGGGACCCGGGCCTGGTGGACGCCTTCACCCGCGGGGACGACATCCACGCCGTCACCGCCAGCGAGCTGTTCGGCGTCCCCCGGGAGGGGGTCACCCCGGACCTGCGCCGCCGGGCCAAGACCATCGTCTTCGGCGTCGCCTACGGCATGAGCGAGTTCGGGGTCGCCGCCCAGCTGGGGATCGGCAAGACCGAAGCCCGGGCCTACATCGAGCGCTACTACGAGCGCTATCCCGGCGTCCGCCGGTACATGCAGGAGATCGTGGAGCAGGCGCGGCGGGACGGGTACGTCACGACCCTCCTCCGCCGCCGCCGCTACATCCCCGAGGTGCACACCCGCAACCGGCCCATCCGCGAGGCCGCCGAGCGCACGGCCATCAACACCCCCATCCAGGGCAGCAGCGCCGACATCATCAAGAAGGCCATGGTCGACCTGTTCCGCCAGGTGCTCCCCCGCTACCCCGGCGCCCTGATGATCCTGCAGATCCACGACGAACTGCTGTTCGAAGCGCCGGCGGCCGACGTCCCGGGCCTCGCCCGGGAGGTCCGGGAGGTCATGGAGCGGACGTATCCTCTGGCGGTGCCCCTGCGGGTGGACCTGAAAGCGGGCCCCAACTGGCGGGACATGGAGCCGCTGGCCTGA
- the coaE gene encoding dephospho-CoA kinase: MKVIGLTGGIATGVTTVARMFAERGAVVIEADRIAREVVEPGTEAYRKIVEAFGPGILQPDGRLDRRALARLVFADEAARRRLNAITHPEIRRRIREEIARVRQASPDAVVIIDIPLLLDTTGPEAFDLEGVIVVTAPREEQIRRLVARDGLTPEEAERRVAAQRPVAEKEAEADWVIDNGGSLEDTRRQVDILWQELAG, encoded by the coding sequence ATGAAGGTCATCGGCCTCACCGGCGGTATCGCCACCGGCGTCACCACCGTGGCCCGCATGTTCGCCGAGCGGGGAGCGGTGGTCATTGAGGCCGACCGGATCGCCCGGGAGGTGGTGGAGCCGGGCACCGAGGCGTACCGCAAGATCGTGGAGGCTTTCGGCCCGGGGATCCTGCAGCCCGACGGCCGCCTGGACCGCCGGGCGCTGGCCCGCCTGGTGTTCGCCGACGAAGCCGCCCGCCGCCGCCTCAACGCCATCACCCATCCGGAGATCCGCCGCCGCATCCGGGAGGAGATCGCCCGGGTCCGTCAGGCCTCCCCGGACGCGGTGGTCATCATCGACATCCCGCTGCTGCTGGACACCACCGGCCCGGAGGCGTTCGACCTGGAGGGGGTGATTGTCGTCACCGCCCCCCGGGAGGAGCAGATCCGGCGGCTGGTGGCCCGGGACGGGCTCACCCCGGAGGAGGCCGAACGGCGGGTGGCGGCCCAGCGGCCGGTGGCCGAAAAGGAGGCCGAGGCCGACTGGGTCATCGACAACGGGGGCTCCCTGGAGGACACCCGCCGCCAGGTGGACATCCTCTGGCAGGAACTGGCCGGCTGA